The following proteins are encoded in a genomic region of Mahella australiensis 50-1 BON:
- a CDS encoding efflux RND transporter periplasmic adaptor subunit produces MLLRIKIVFIKCLFIFAIAVITIMSLSACALLPQKSEALVPPLTKPKGEQYQTVEVKRGTITNDIKGQGTIISAKNYPLYFKTDGRLESIDVNMGGQIKKRQILARLDIGNIDEQIELARLDLDKAELDVERAKEALTNAKKTGDSAAIKNAEYSLEQAQLNLNSVEINVDRLEEQRRQAEIISPIDGVITFKETVKKGDNIPAYKVIIQIADPNDLQVSFDPANLADPMIIKPGMKVNLTLGGKVIAGEVISCPYSAPSSGENAAAIAPVIIKAPEMPKEAIVGDSITINIILAQKEGALIVPKETVRTYMNRNYVEILDGNTKKEVDVETGIITSTEIEILSGLKEGQQVIIK; encoded by the coding sequence ATGTTGTTGCGCATTAAAATCGTATTCATTAAATGTTTATTTATATTTGCAATAGCTGTAATTACTATTATGAGTTTATCGGCATGTGCTTTACTCCCTCAAAAAAGCGAAGCTCTTGTTCCACCCCTTACAAAGCCTAAAGGAGAGCAGTATCAGACGGTGGAAGTAAAACGCGGAACTATTACCAACGATATAAAAGGTCAGGGAACTATTATTTCGGCCAAAAATTATCCATTGTATTTTAAGACAGATGGTCGATTGGAATCCATCGATGTCAATATGGGGGGACAAATAAAAAAAAGGCAGATTCTGGCACGCTTAGATATAGGTAATATCGATGAACAGATCGAATTAGCTAGATTGGATCTAGATAAAGCTGAATTGGATGTTGAACGTGCAAAAGAGGCATTGACTAATGCGAAAAAAACAGGTGATTCCGCGGCAATAAAGAACGCAGAGTATTCTTTAGAACAGGCACAATTAAATCTTAATTCTGTAGAGATTAATGTAGATAGACTGGAGGAACAGAGGCGGCAGGCTGAAATTATATCACCTATAGACGGGGTAATAACGTTTAAGGAAACTGTTAAAAAAGGCGATAACATACCGGCTTATAAAGTGATAATCCAAATAGCGGATCCGAATGATTTACAGGTAAGTTTTGATCCCGCTAATCTCGCTGATCCAATGATAATTAAACCTGGAATGAAAGTAAATCTTACTTTGGGCGGCAAGGTTATTGCTGGCGAGGTGATATCGTGCCCATATAGCGCTCCTTCATCCGGAGAGAATGCTGCAGCGATTGCACCGGTTATTATAAAAGCACCTGAGATGCCTAAGGAAGCCATAGTTGGGGATAGTATAACCATAAATATTATATTAGCTCAAAAAGAAGGCGCTTTAATAGTACCGAAGGAAACTGTGCGTACTTACATGAACAGGAATTACGTTGAGATATTGGATGGGAATACAAAAAAAGAAGTAGATGTTGAAACTGGCATCATTACATCAACAGAAATCGAGATTTTATCTGGCCTCAAAGAAGGGCAGCAGGTTATAATAAAATAG
- a CDS encoding glycerophosphodiester phosphodiesterase yields MVKVIAHRGDSVHAPENTIMAFEKAIELGADGIELDVHMCKDGYLVVHHDETVNSPDGKMLIRDMKLEELKQLDMGYGQKIPTLTEVFRLIGNMDFFINIEIKTNMITYDDIEQRLADEIRRFDMVERTLVSSFNHYSLRNLKCIEPAIAIGLLYQCGLVEPWWMALRLKARSLNPFYTNITPSLVRNCQYYGIELYPWTVDNPIIMNDMINAKVTGIITNDPAKLLDILRSVQPL; encoded by the coding sequence ATGGTTAAAGTTATAGCTCATCGCGGCGATTCCGTTCACGCTCCCGAAAATACAATAATGGCCTTTGAGAAGGCTATAGAGTTAGGCGCCGATGGAATAGAACTTGACGTCCACATGTGTAAGGACGGTTATCTCGTAGTACACCACGATGAAACAGTAAATTCCCCCGATGGCAAAATGCTCATACGTGACATGAAACTTGAAGAATTAAAACAGCTAGACATGGGTTATGGGCAAAAAATACCTACATTAACCGAAGTATTTCGTCTCATAGGGAATATGGATTTTTTTATAAATATAGAAATAAAAACCAACATGATTACATACGACGATATCGAGCAACGCCTCGCTGATGAGATAAGACGGTTCGATATGGTAGAAAGGACATTAGTATCATCCTTCAACCATTACAGCCTGCGCAATTTGAAATGCATAGAACCGGCCATAGCTATAGGCCTTTTATACCAGTGCGGTTTAGTGGAACCATGGTGGATGGCTCTTCGTTTGAAAGCCCGCTCACTGAACCCTTTTTATACCAATATAACCCCTTCACTGGTTAGAAACTGCCAATATTATGGCATAGAACTATATCCTTGGACAGTAGATAATCCGATAATTATGAACGATATGATAAATGCCAAAGTGACAGGTATAATAACCAATGATCCGGCAAAACTACTGGATATCCTGCGCAGCGTTCAGCCACTGTAG